The genomic stretch CGGGACACGTGTTATCTTGTCTGAAGATGGGGGGACCATCCTCCAAGGCTAAATACTCCTGATTGACCGATAGTGAACCAGTACTGTGAAGGAAAGGCGAAAAGAACCCCTGTGAGGGGAGTGAAATAGAACCTGAAACCCTGTACGTACAAGCAGTGGGAGCCACTTCGTGTGGTGACTGCGTACCTTTTGTATAATGGGTCAGCGACTTATATTTTGTAGCGAGGTTAACTGAATAAGGGAGCCGTAGGGAAACCGAGTCTTAACTGGGCGACTAGTTGCAAGATATAGACCCGAAACCCGGTGATCTAGCCATGGGCAGGTTGAAGGTTGGGTAACACTAACTGGAGGACCGAACCGACTAATGTTGAAAAATTAGCGGATGACCTGTGGCTGGGGGTGAAAGGCCAATCAAACCGGGAGATAGCTGGTTCTCCCCGAAATCTATTTAGGTAGAGCCTTGAGCGGACACCTTTGGGGGTAGAGCACTGTTTCGGCTAGGGGGCCATCCCGGCTTACCAACCCGATGCAAACTCCGAATACCAAAGAGTGATACTCAGGAGACACACGGCGGGTGCTAACGTTCGTCGTGGAGAGGGAAACAACCCAGACCGCCAGCTAAGGTCCCAAAGTCTATATTAAGTGGGAAACGAAGTGGGAAGGCTTAGACAGCTAGGATGTTGGCTTAGAAGCAGCCATCATTTAAAGAAAGCGTAATAGCTCACTAGTCGAGTCGGCCTGCGCGGAAGATGTAACGGGGCTCAAATATAGCACCGAAGCTGCGGCATCAGACGTAAGTCTGTTGGGTAGGGGAGCGTTCTGTAAGCGGATGAAGGTGTACTGAGAAGTATGCTGGACGTATCAGAAGTGCGAATGCTGACATAAGTAACGATAAAACGAGTGAAAAACTCGTTCGCCGGAAGATCAAGGTTTCCTGTCCAACGTTAATCGGGGCAGGGTGAGTCGACCCCTAAGGCAAGGCTGAAAAGCGTAGTCGATGGGAAACGGGTTAATATTCCCGTACTTGTAATAACTGCGATGTGGGGACGGAGTAGGTTAGGTTAGCCATCTTTTGGATTAGATGGTTTAAGCCGGTAGGCGGAATATCTAGGCAAATCCGGATATTCTTAACGCCGAGAAGTGATGACGAGCAACTACGGTTGTGAAGTAACTGATACCACACTTCCAGGAAAAGCCACTAAGCTTCAGGTTATTATAAATCGTACTGTAAACCGACACAGGTGATCAGGTAGAGAATACTCAGGCGCTTGAGAGAACTCGGGTGAAGGAACTAGGCAAAATAGCACCGTAACTTCGGGAGAAGGTGCGCCGGTGGTAGTTGTAGTCCCTCGCGGACGAAGGCGAATCCGGTCGAAGATACCAGCTGGCTGCAACTGTTTATTAAAAACACAGCACTCTGCAAACACGAAAGTGGACGTATAGGGTGTGATGCCTGCCCGGTGCTGGAAGGTTAATTGATGGGGTTAGCGCAAGCGAAGCTCCTGATCGAAGCCCCAGTAAACGGCGGCCGTAACTATAACGGTCCTAAGGTAGCGAAATTCCTTGTCGGGTAAGTTCCGACCTGCACGAATGGCATAATGATGGCCAGGCTGTCTCCACCCGAGACTCAGTGAAATTGAAATCGCCGTGAAGATGCGGTGTACCCGCGGCTAGACGGAAAGACCCCGTGAACCTTTACTATAGCTTGACACTGAACCTTGAATTTTAATGTGTAGGATAGGTGGGAGACTATGAAGCGAGAACGCCAGTTCTTGTGGAGTCGTTGTTGAAATACCACCCTTTAACGTTTGATGTTCTAACGACGTACCTGAAACGGGTACTCGGACAGTGTCTGGTGGGTAGTTTGACTGGGGCGGTCTCCTCCCAAAGAGTAACGGAGGAGCACGAAGGTTTGCTAATCACGGTCGGACATCGTGAGGTTAGTGCAATGGTATAAGCAAGCTTAACTGCGAGACAGACAAGTCGAGCAGGTACGAAAGTAGGTCATAGTGATCCGGTGGTTCTGCATGGAAGGGCCATCGCTCAACGGATAAAAGGTACTCCGGGGATAACAGGCTGATACCGCCCAAGAGTTCATATCGACGGCGGTGTTTGGCACCTCGATGTCGGCTCATCACATCCTGGGGCTGAAGTAGGTCCCAAGGGTATGGCTGTTCGCCATTTAAAGTGGTACGCGAGCTGGGTTTAGAACGTCGTGAGACAGTTCGGTCCCTATCTGCCGTGGGCGTTGGAGAATTGATTGGGGCTGCTCCTAGTACGAGAGGACCGGAGTGGACGCATCACTGGTGTTCCAGTTGTCTCGCCAGAGGCATTGCTGGGTAGCTACATGCGGAAGAGATAAGTGCTGAAAGCATCTAAGCACGAAACTTGCCAAGAGATGAGTTCTCCCCGACTTAAAGTCGGTAAGGGTTGTTTGAGACTAAGACGTTGATAGGTCTGATGTGTAAGCGCTGTGAGGCGTTGAGCTAACAGATACTAATTGCCCGAGAGGCTTAACCATACAACACTCAAATATTTTTAGAGAAAAGATTTGAAAGAAAGTCGGTTTTCAGTGAAGATTTTAAAGACTTAACGAAGCGAAGAGAAAGTAAAACGCAAATAAACGTTAAGTAAAGAACGACGAAAAGACAGATTATAAAGAATAATCCTGGCGGCGAAAGTGCAGTGGTCCCACCTGACCCCATGCCGAACTCAGAAGTGAAACGCTGTAACGCCGATGGTAGTGTGGAGTCCCTCCATGCGAGAGTAGGACACCGCCAGGTTCCTTAGTTATTCTTTTAGTTTATTTTATAAGTAAGCTAAAAGAATAATTTGGCAGTAATAGTGCAATGGAACCACCTAATTCCATGCCGAACTTAGAAGTGAAACGTTGTTACGCCGATGGTAGTGTGGAGCTCCTCCATGCGAGAGTAGGTCGCTGCCAATAACCTTATATGCGGAGTGGTAGTTCAGCTGGTTAGAATACCTGCCTGTCACGCAGGGGGTCGCGGGTTCGAATCCCGTCCATTCCGCCAATTCTTTTAGGGGCGTAGTTCAATTGGTAGAGCGTCGGTCTCCAAAACCGAATGCTGGGAGTTCGAGCCTCTCCGCCCCTGCCATTTAAATCAGATTAACTTTCCTTAATTTAATTAATATCGTAATTTCTCATCAATTCTAAATATTTTAATATTCAATACTTTATTTCTTATCTACTTTTAAAAATTAAACTATCTTATTTCCTTTATTTTTAATATTCGTTATTTATTTGTTAAATTAGATAAAAATTCGAATTTCTACTCATATTAAGCGATTCTTATTTAATCTAAAGTTAGTAAATAATATGATCGTTGTCACAAATTACTATATTTTCCATTTAAGCTAAAATCAAACTTCTATATTATCCTACTATATGATTTATAAATTGATTTTAAGATCAAAGGATGGAGTTTATGCAAGAGCAATCTGCTGTTTTAGAAAAAAATGAGAAAGGGGTTAGTTTTTCTCAAAATAAACATATTAAGTTAAATAAGTTTGATGCGTTATGGATGCTCAACTTATTTGGTACTGCGGTAGGGGCAGGTGTTTTATTTCTTCCTATCAATGCAGGGAAAAGTGGTTTTTGGCCGCTAGTTATTATTGCATTATTAGCAGGACCAATGACTTATTATGCTCATCAAGGTTTGGCAAGATTTGTTTTATCATCACCTAAAAAAGGTGCTGATATTACATTGGTTGCTGAAGATTATTTTGGTAAAACGGCGGGTAAATTAATTACTTTCCTCTACTTTTTTGCTATTTTTCCAATTTTACTTATTTATGGTAATGGGATAACTAATACCGTTGAATCTTTTATTGTTCATCAATTACATTTAGTAGCGCCGCCACGTTGGATTCTATCTGGTGTATTAATTGGGATCTTGATTAGTATTATGTTAATGGGCGAAAAACTAATGCTTAAAATTACCGAGTACTTAGTTTATCCGCTTATTCTTATTTTGTTTGCACTTTCGCTTTATCTTATTCCACAATGGAATACAAGCATGTTACATCAGGTGCCTGGAGCAGCAGACTTTTTAGGTACGCTGTGGATCACTTTACCAGTTATTGTCTTTTCTTTTAATCATTCACCGGCTATTTCACAATTTTCTCTTTCATTAGAAAGACATTATGGTAATTCTGTTGCGGCTGAAAAACATGCAACCTTTACTGAAAAAGGTACCTCAACATTATTGTTAGTATTTGTTATGTTATTCGTTTTCAGTTGTGTTCTAAGTTTAACACCAGCGGAACTACATGAAGCGAAGGTACAAAATATTAGTATCTTATCTTATTTGGCAAATAAATTTGATAATCCGTATATTAGTTATTTTGGTCCACTTGTTGCTTTCTTAGCTATCACAAGCTCGTTCTTTGGTCACTATTTAGGTGCGCGTGAAGGTATTGAAGGTCTATATATCCAAATGGCTCACAAAGAGAAAGATATTGATCGTAAAAAATTACATAAATATACGGCTGTGCTTTTCTTCTTCACTCTTTGGGGAGTGGCGATTCTTAATCCAAGTATTCTTGGTATTATTGAATCATTAGGTGGACCATTTATTGCAATGATTCTCTTTATTATGCCAATGTATGCGATTGCAAAAATTCCAGCGATGCGTAAATATTCAGGAAAATGGAGTAATGTGTTTGTAACTGTTATGGGGACATTAGCAATTACAGCTGTTATTTATAAATTATTTTAGTTAGTATCTATTCAGGCTGAAGTATTTTGATAACATTCCCCTTCAATATTTGGAGGGGATATTTTAGGGAAAAATTATGATAAGTATTTTTGATATGTTTAAAGTTGGTATTGGACCATCTAGTTCGCATACAGTTGGACCAATGAAAGCTGGGAAAGCATTTGTTGACTTATTAATTGAAAAAGGATTATTTGATAAAGTTAACCATTTACAGGCAAATGTTTATGGTTCTTTATCTATGACGGGGCGAGGACATAATACAGATATTGCGATCATCATGGGGCTTGCAGGCTATTTGCCACATGATGTGGATTTAAATCTTATTCCTCGTTTTATTGAAAATGTAAAAAAAACAGCAGAATTACCGATAGCTCAAGGTAAAAAGATCGTTAAGTTTGACTTTAATGATGACTTAATTTTTCATAGCGAGTTTTTACCTCGTCATGAAAATGCGATGCAATTGATTGCTTATCATGATGGAGAAGAAGGGAATCATGTCATTTTAGCAGAAACTTATTATTCCATTGGCGGTGGTTTCATCGTGGATGAAGCACATTTTGGGCAAGAAGATGATCATCCTGTAGAAGTTCCTTACCCTTATCAAAAAGCAGTCGATCTTCTTAAACATAGCCATGAAACTGGTTTATCATTATCAAGTATTATGCGAGCGAATGAGATTGCCATCCATGGTGAAGAAGCGCTGAATGCGCATATTCAAACAGTTTATCGTACGATGCAAGAATGTTTAGATCGTGGGATGAAGACAGAAGGTATTTTGCCAGGACCACTTAAAGTAGCACGCCGTGCGGCAGCATTATCTCGATTATTGCATGCCAATCAATCTTTATCGCAAGATCCAATGAGTATTATTGATTGGATTAATATGTATGCACTTGCTGTGAATGAGGAAAATGCGGCTGGAGGACGAGTTGTGACTGCACCTACAAATGGGGCGTGTGGTATCGTACCTGCAGTATTAGCATACTACAATAAGTTTATTGAACCTGTTACTGAAGAAACGGTTGCCCGTTATTTATTGACATGTAGTGCGATTGGATCACTTTATAAAATGAATGCTTCTATCTCTGGTGCAGAAGTGGGTTGCCAGGGGGAAGTTGGAGTAGCGTGCTCAATGGCAGCAGCAGGGTTAACGGAGATTTTAGGTGGTAATGCCGAACAAATTTGTAATGCAGCAGAAATTGCGATGGAACATAATCTTGGACTAACTTGCGATCCAGTTGGCGGCCAAGTACAAGTTCCTTGTATTGAACGTAATGCGATTGCCTCAGTAAAAGCCATTAATGCAAGCCGAATGGCATTACGTCGTACTTCAAGCCCACGCGTATCATTGGATGATGTAATTGAAACCATGTATGAAACTGGTAAAGATATCAATGCAAAATACCGTGAAACATCTCAAGGTGGTTTGGCAGTAAAAATTGTATGTTCTTAGATTAGACTGGGAATAAGAAGAAGGCGATGTGCTTATAGACACATCGCCTTTTTATTAAGATCTTTTTTTCACGCCCTGATTTTCCGAAAAATTTATGCAGGATATGATTATATTATGCACTACGAAGTTTGTTCAGCACTGCTTTAAGCGCATTATCTAATGGCGCTTTAATTCGCATTGGTTCTTCGGTTTTTGGGTGGAAAAAGACAATTTCAAATGCGTGTAAAAATAAACGATTTAAGCCAAAACTTGCCATTTTCTTATCGAACTCTTTGTCACCATATTTGGGATCCATGGCAATAGGATGCCCTGCATGTAGCGTATGGACACGAATTTGGTGAGTACGCCCCGTAACAGGACTGGCTTTTACAAGAGTTGCAATTTGATAACGTTCTTCAATTTTGAAACGTGTTTCAGAGGGTTTTCCTTGCTCACTCACTTTGACTACACGCTCACCACTAGCAAGTTCATTCTTAAGCAACGGTGCTTGGATGCTTTTTACGTGAGATTGCCATTGACCTCTTACGAGGGCAAGATAGTCTTTTTGTACACGTTTTTCTCGTAATTGTTCATGAAGATTACGTAATGCTGAACGTTTTTTAGCGACCAGCAGAATACCAGATGTATCTCGATCTAGGCGGTGTACTAGTTCCAGAAAGCGTGCTTGTGGGCGTAAGGCTCTTAAGGCTTCAATTACACCAAAATTTACGCCACTTCCTCCATGCACTGCCATGCCAGATGGTTTATTGATGACCAGCATAACCTCATCTTCATAAAGGATACAATCTTCCAATTGACTTACTTTATTTAACTTAGTTGAAATTTGTGGAGTTTCTTTCTGAGAAACACGAACTGGTGGCACACGAATGATATCATTAGCTTGAAGTTTATATTCTGGTTTTACTCGACCTTTATTTACTCGTACTTCACCTTTACGTAAGATGCGATATACCAGGCTTTTAGGGACACCTTTAAGGTGTGTCATGAGAAAATTATCAATACGTTGTCCTGATTCATCTTCACTGATCGTGATGAGTTTTACTTTAGGATTAAGAATTTTTTCTGCAGCGTTTTCCATAATAATCAGTTATTGGGTAATTAAATTTTTATGATAATAACATAGATCTTAGGTAAATTGGGTGTAGAAAATTAAAGGTGGTCGAACGCCACCTTTATTGATTTCGGAAGTTATTTTTGAATAGCTTATTTAGTTTTTTTAGCTTGTGCAAAGATGGCTTTAAGTTCATCTTGAACAGCTTTATCCGTGGTTACAAGGATAGGTTGTACCTGTGCATTAGAGAACGCAATTTCTCCAGCAACGGTGGTTAAATTGAGTTGTAATTTTTTACTATTTAAAAATTCTTTCTGAACAGCAGGCGTGTAAGAAGCAAGTGGTTTATTAAATGCAATACTTACTTGGGAATGTGCAGGCAGTGGTTTTTCAAAGTTTACCGGTACGGAGAAAATATCAATGAGATTTTTTCCTAATGTCACGATGCCATACCATTTTACTGTTTTTAGGCTTTCTGTACTTTTATTAACGATGGTGTAGTTATACGCTAACATTTCTTTACCATCTTTTTTAGACAAAGTATAAGAAATAGGTTGAATTTGTACAGTTTGATTGAATTTTACAAGTGGCGTTACTGCCGCTTTTTCTGGAGTTGCCGTAGCAGTGGTTGTTGGTTGAGTTTGGGTTGATGTTGATGGGGTATTTTGAGCCTTTTCATCGTGACACGCAGCCAAGGTCATCGTTGCTGCAAGAATACCTACAGTTAAGAATGATTTATTAAATTTCATAAAAAATCCCTCAAAAGTTAATGACATAAAATTATCAATTCAATGCGTTTGCCTATTATACGAACAAGAGCAAAATAAGTACACATTTTATAGTAAAATTATGTCTAATGATTGGTAATGGTAAGAAAGTTAATTACTCATCACCATAATGAAGTTCACCAATTTCAATTGGTGCCCAGCCTTTTTGTTCGCGCCATTTATTCATATCACGTAGCGAATAGACGCAACCACAATATTCTTGTTTATAAAAACGTTCGCGTTTACTAATTTCTACACCACGTTGCGAGCCACCACCTTTGCGCCAGTTGTAGTCCCAAAAGATAACGTCATCATAACGTGCTGCCGCTCTTCTTGCGGCTCCCATTACTTGGTTTATATCTTTCCAACGTGAAATACCCAAGCTTGTCGTAAACACGGGAATATTATGTTCATGTGCAAAAAGCGCTGTACGTTCTAAACGCATATCAAAGCATTTGGTGCAACGTTTACCACGCTCAGGTTCATTTTCTAATCCTTTAATACGTTCAAACCATTCTTTACGGTCGTAATCACCATCATAAAATGGAATGTTCCATTTTTCAGCAAAACGTTTATGCTCATTTTTACGAATTTCATATTCACGTTGTGGGTGAATATTAGGATTATAAAAGAAGATCGTTACATCAATTTCTGAAGCAACAACAGCCTCCATAATTTCACCCGAACAGGGCGCACAGCAAGAATGAAGGAGTAATTTATCATACCCTTCAGGTAGAATAAGTTTTGGACGAATAAATTCAGATTGTGTTTTCATTAGTAATGACGATCTACAGAAATATATGCTAGAGAAATTAATGCGTGTTTATAAGGTGACTCAGGTAAACATTTAATTGAATCTACTGCTTTTTGAGCTTCTTCACGAGCACGTTGCATAGCATAATCAAGAGAGTGATGTTCAGCCATAATAGTTAAAACTTCTGGAAGAATTTCACGTTTTCCGCCTTGATCAATTGCTTCTGCAATCATTTTAGCCTGTTGTTCGTTACCATGACGCATAGCATGCAATAAAGGTAATGTCGGTTTACCTTCTGCAAGATCATCACCGATATTCTTACCAAGCGCTTGGCTGGTGGCGCTATAATCCAACACATCATCAACTAATTGGAAAGCAGTTCCTAAATAACGACCATAATCTTGTAATGCTTTTTCTTGTTCATCTGTTGCATCCGCAACGATAGCTGCACATTGGGTAGCAACCTCAAAAAGACGAGCAGTTTTGCTATAAATAACGCGCATATAATCTGCTTCTGTTGTTTCAGGGTTGTTGCAGTTAATTAATTGTTGAACTTCTCCTTCTGAGATAACATTAGTCGCATCAGACATGACATGTAGGATACGTAATGAGTTAAGTTCAGCAACCATTTGAAATGCACGAGTATAGATAAAATCGCCGACTAATACGCTAGCAGCATTGCCGAATTCAGCATTAGCAGTCGGTTTTCCACGGCGTAAATCGGATTCATCAACAACATCATCATGTAAAAGTGTTGCAGTATGGACAAATTCCACGAATGCTGCGCAATTGCTTACACGTTTACTCTCCCCATTTAAGGCTCGCCCAGCAAGTAAGGCAATCATCGGACGGATGCGTTTTCCACCGCTTTGAATGATGTAGAATCCGATTTGATTTATGAGAGGTATTTGGGAATCTAATTGCGATAAAATGGTTTCGTTTACGATACCCATATCATCGTGAATTAATGCTTGGATTTCCGTGAGATCCATTAAGTTTTTTAAATCGCTCATATGAAATAAATTCTTTATTTGTAAAAAAATTGTAATGCATTGTACTTGATTTTTGAATTGAACTAAAAGGAAAGAGTTAAAAAACAACATTTTTTCATTTAGATTAAATAATCACTTGCCAAGAAAGTCATTTTTCCGTAGAATTTGCGACCTATTTTGTATAAATTTTGAAGTGCTAGATGAATATTACATTACTGGCACATATAAAGCGGAGTATTTATGTACGCAGTTTTCCAAAGTGGTGGTAAACAACACCGTGTAAGCGAAGGTCAAGTGATTCGCTTAGAAAAACTTGAAAAAGCAACCGGCGAAACCGTTGAATTCGATTCTGTATTAATGGTTGTAAACGGTGAAGACGTTAAAATCGGTACACCAGTAGTTGCTGGTAGTAAAGTAGTGGCAGAAGTTGTAGCACACGGACGTGGCGATAAAGTTAAAATCGTTAAATTCCGTCGTCGTAAACATAGCCGTAAACAACAAGGTCATCGTCAGTGGTTCACAGAAGTGAAAATCACTGGGATTCAAGCATAATTTCAGAGGAGATCAAGTAGATGGCAACTAAAAAAGCTGGTGGTTCAACTCGTAACGGTCGTGATTCTGAAGCTAAACGTCTTGGCGTTAAACGTTTCGGTGGCGAATCTGTTTTAGCAGGAAGCATTATTGTTCGTCAACGTGGTACTAAATTCCACGCTGGTAACAACGTTGGTATGGGTCGCGATCACACTTTATTCGCAACCGCTGACGGTAAAGTTAAATTTGAAGTAAAAGGCGAAAAAAATCGCAAATACGTAAGTATTGTTACTGAATAATTTACGATTGAACGAATAAAAAATGCCCCACAAATTTGTGGGGCTTTTGTTATTTGTAAAAATAACAAATTTACAAGTTGTATCCCATCATAAAAACGAAAATAAAAGAAGTAAAAGGTCAACTATGGCACAGTCACAAGGACAACGTCCTATTTCAGGATTCTTTCTTGCACTTACCACAGGTATGATGTGGGGGGCATTACCTATTGCGATTCAACAAGTTTTAAAAGGTATGGATGTTCAAACGATAGTTTGGTATCGTTTTTCTACTGCCGCAATTGTATTATTAATTTGTTTGGGCGTTAAAGGTAAGTTACCGAATTTAAGACATATTCACCAACGTTATTGGTGGTTTTTACTATTAGGTGTTTTAGGGCTTGCGGGTAATTTTTATCTATTTAATGCCGCATTACAATATATTCTACCGACAACAAGTCAAATTCTGACTCCTGTTGCAGCTTTTTTGATGTTATTAGCAGGTGTATTTTTATTTAAAGAGCGGATGTACGTCACTCAAAAAATAGGGTTAGGTTTATTAATTCTTGGTTTAGGTTTGTTCTTTAACCAACATTTAAATGACTTTTTACACTTAAGCGTTTATTTTAAAGGTGTGTTAATTGGGCTGTCTGCCGCTCTAGTTTGGGTAATTTATGGTATTTCACAAAAAATATTACTCTTTAAATTTAAAGCACAACAAATCTTATTAATGATTTATATCGGGTGTTTCGTAATTTTTACACCTGCATCTCATCCTTCACAAGTAGGGAATCTAACGCCATTAGAAATGGGTTGTTTAATTTTCTGTTGTGCAAATACATTAATTGGCTATGGTTGCTATGCGGAGGCGCTTAACCGCTGGGATGTAGCCAAAGTGAGTGCAGTTACAACACAGATTCCAATTTTTACAATGATATTTTCCGCATTACTTTCTTGGTGGGCACCAAGTATCTTTAAGATGGAAAATTTAAATTTTATTAGTTATTTAGGCGCAGCAGTGGTGGTGGCAGGTGCATTAATGTCTGCGATTGGCCACAAATTTATTAAGCCAAAGAGTTAAGGAGAAAAAATGAAATTTATTGATGAAGCCTTAGTGCGCATTGAAGCAGGTGATGGCGGTAACGGCTGCGTCAGTTTTCGTCGTGAAAAATACATTCCAAAAGGTGGTCCTGATGGCGGTGACGGCGGTGATGGCGGTGACGTTTACTTACAAGCTGATGAAAACCTTAATACATTAATCGATTACCGTTTTGAAAAACGCTATGCTGCAGAACGTGGTGAAAATGGCCGTGGTAGTGATTGTACAGGTAAACGAGGCAAAGATATTACCTTACGCGTGCCAGTTGGTACACGTGCAATCGATAATGATACCCAAGAAATCGTCGGCGATTTAACTAAAAACGGTCAGAAAATTCTGATTGCAAAAGGGGGATATCACGGTCTTGGTAATGCACGTTTTAAATCTTCAGTAAACCGTACTCCACGCCAAAAAACGAATGGTACACCAGGTGAAAAACGTGATATTAAATTAGAATTAATGCTCCTTGCAGATGTGGGGATGCTTGGTTTACCGAATGCAGGGAAATCTACCTTTATCCGTTCAGTATCTGCAGCAAAACCAAAAGTAGCGGATTATCCATTTACTACATTGGTACCGAGCCTTGGTGTGGTAAAAGTGGATGCGCAACGTAGTTTTGTTGTTGCAGACATTCCAGGATTAATCGAAGGGGCTGCTGATGGTGCAGGGCTTGGTATTCGTTTCTTGAAACATTTAGAACGTTGCCGTGTATTGATTCATTTAGTGGATATTAATCCGATTGATGAAAGTGATCCTGCGGATAATATTGCGATTATTGAAGGCGAGCTTGCACAATATAGTGAAAAACTTGCGCAAAAACCACGTTGGTTAGTTTTCAATAAAGTGGATACATTAACTGAAGAAGAAGCACAAGAACGCATTGCAGACGTATTAACTCGCCTTGGCATTGATGAAGATAGCGAAGAAAAAGTTTATCGTATCTCTGCGGCGACAGGACAAAATGTACCGAATTTATGTCGCGAAATTATGGATTTCATTGAAGCGCATCCAGTAGAAGCAGAAACTGCAGAACAAGAAAGTGAAGAAGTGAAATTCAAATGGGATGACTATCATCAAGAACAATTGGCAAAATTTGAAGACGATGATGACGATTGGGATGATGACTGGGATGAAGAAGACGAAGAAGGTGTGGAAACCATTTATCAACGTTAATCTTTATCATTAAAGATCCTATTACGCCCCGATTTTCCGAAAAATTTATGGAAAATCGGGGCGTTTTTGTATCAGAATTACACCTTTCGATTATTCTTATGAAACGATAAAGCGGATAAATAGGTGATTTAAAAAGTTTCTGAATTTATTTAAGATTGTCTTGAT from Actinobacillus delphinicola encodes the following:
- the cgtA gene encoding Obg family GTPase CgtA, producing MKFIDEALVRIEAGDGGNGCVSFRREKYIPKGGPDGGDGGDGGDVYLQADENLNTLIDYRFEKRYAAERGENGRGSDCTGKRGKDITLRVPVGTRAIDNDTQEIVGDLTKNGQKILIAKGGYHGLGNARFKSSVNRTPRQKTNGTPGEKRDIKLELMLLADVGMLGLPNAGKSTFIRSVSAAKPKVADYPFTTLVPSLGVVKVDAQRSFVVADIPGLIEGAADGAGLGIRFLKHLERCRVLIHLVDINPIDESDPADNIAIIEGELAQYSEKLAQKPRWLVFNKVDTLTEEEAQERIADVLTRLGIDEDSEEKVYRISAATGQNVPNLCREIMDFIEAHPVEAETAEQESEEVKFKWDDYHQEQLAKFEDDDDDWDDDWDEEDEEGVETIYQR